The Arcobacter sp. F2176 DNA window TTAAATCAGTAAATAAAGTTAGAATTGGGCTTCAAGACTTTTTTGATTTTTTAAATAAAAAAACTACTAATTCATCAACGATAGATTTAGATAGCAAAGATGAATTTGGGCAAATGGCACAAACTATCAATACAAATATTCACCTAATAGAAGTATCAATTAAAGAAGATGAAGAGTTTGTAAAAGATATTGCAAGATTTGCAAAAGAGATTGGTGATGGTAATCTTGTAGCTAAAATAAATAAAAATACTCAGACAAAATCATTGATAGAATTAAAAGAGATTTTAACTAATATGCAAAATGACTTAGACAAAACAATTGCAAAAAATATTCCTATGCTTTTAGATGTTTTAGAGAGTTTTAAAAATCATGATTTTAGAGCAAAATTTCCAGATGCATATTCAAAAGTCTCTATTGCAATAAATAAATTAGGTGAAGTTATTTCAACTTTATTAAATCAATCATTAAGTGTAGGAAAAACATTAGAAAGTTCTTCAGCATCTTTAATTCAAAATGTTAATGATTTAAATATAAGTTCTAACGAAGCAGCAGCTTCACTAGAAGAAACAGCAGCAGCTCTTGAACAGATAACAGGAACAGTTAAAAGTAATTCAAATAATGTTATACAAATGTCTAATTATGCAAAAGAAGTTAACACTTCAGCAAAAGAAGGGCAAAAATTAGCAAAAAATACAAGTTCTGCTATGACAGAAATATCTGAACAAGTAAATACTATAAATGAATCAATAGGAGTAATTGATCAAATAGCATTTCAAACAAATATTTTAAGCCTAAATGCAGCAGTTGAAGCTGCAACAGCAGGAGAAGCAGGGAAGGGGTTTGCAGTAGTTGCGCAAGAAGTAAGAAATTTAGCAAATAGAAGTGCAGAAGCAGCTAAAGAGATAAAAAATATAGTTGAATTGGCAACATCAAAAGCAAATTATGGAAAGTCTATAAGTGATAAAATGAGTATAGGATATGAAGAATTATTACTAAATATTGGAAAAACAACTGACACCATTCAAGATATTGCAAAAGCTTCAAAAGAACAAGAACAAGGTATCTTGCAAATAAATGACGCAGTTAATTTATTGGATAAACAAACGCAAAAGAATGCAAGTATTGCAGCGCAGACTAAAAGTATTGCATTAAAGACTGATTCAATAGCAAAAGATATGGTTTCAGATTTAAGCAATAAAAAGTTTTAAGAAGTAGGATTATTTCCTATTTCTTTTAATATACTCATTTAAACATAAATATAATAATCAAAAAATAATAATTCACTTAAATCTTTAAAACTATTGATAGTACAATTAAAGTACCATTTAAAAGGAGATATTTTGAGAAAGATTATTTTTAACATTGGATTATTATGTATTATTACTTTTTTTACTGGTTGTTATAATAGTTTAGAGAATACTACTATTTCATCCATGAATAAAAAAATCGAAAATACAAACCAACCATATGAATTTGTAAAGTACAAAGAGACTAATAGTGCAAGATACTATTCTAACACAAAAATAAGAGGTGAAAAGGCTAAAAGTATAGTTCAATCAGAAGTATTATTTAATGATATTATGAGAAATATTTACCTTAAGTGCGATTATACAGAGTTTGATTTAGTTGAGAAAAGGGTAGTGTTTCATAAAATTCCTTATTTTTTTGAAGTATGGATTTTTACAGACCAAAAATCTAAAACAAAAGATAAAACTACAGCTTTAGGAATTAGCATGAACCAATTGCCAAATGGCAATGGAGTTGATTTTTCTATAATTGGTAATTGTCCTGCTATCCCAAAGAGTTTTGTATTTACAAAATAGGAAAAAATATTTAGTGAACGGGTAATTTATTTATATATACTAAATCTAAATCTTTTAGTAAATATTTAGATTTTTTTAATACTTCCATTGTGATAGGATATGGATGCCCAATTGCTATTGCAGAACCTGTTTTTTTAGCTATTCTTATAGCTTTTTTTAGTTGATTTTGAATATAGTTAAAGTCTTTGTTATTATCCAAAAATATATTTCTAGCAATATAAGGTACTCCAAACTCTTTACTTACTTCTTTAACTACACTATGAGCAGTTGTTCTACTATCTATAAATTGGAAATTATATTTTTTAAGGGCTTTTATTAAATATTCCATTGATGTTTTATCAGAAGTAAAAACACTTCCTGTATGATTATTTGTATATTTTATTTTTGGATACCATTTTCTAATTTGTGCAACTCTTTTTTCAATTTTTTCATAAGAATCTCCCACTTTTAATGTATTGTCTTCTTCAAATCTAATACTATTCTTTCCTGCTTGTAGGGGAAAATGAACTAGAGCAAACGGTAAATTTCGTGCAATACGAGCAGAGTTTTTATGGCCTTTTGTTGGAGGCATTAAAGATATATTAACAATATATCCAATATCTTTAATATGATTTATTTGGGATTGAAGTGTAACATCATCAATCACAATAGAGAGTTTTGGTTTATTAGAAGTTTTAGTTA harbors:
- a CDS encoding divergent polysaccharide deacetylase family protein, with protein sequence MAKRKPQRRKKPSKKTYKISTVNKFLALLLSSLLITLAAYFILLKNHNDKINESTKIQKEKIKHAKENNIDNIIEEYNKTSKDTKADKFEEYNKEFENEYIHPIDSQKKEPNLKEKNEEIQSIEQKVFPENKQTLEKQNAQGKPLLPALEDGKMHKEVENKKEKIITKTSNKPKLSIVIDDVTLQSQINHIKDIGYIVNISLMPPTKGHKNSARIARNLPFALVHFPLQAGKNSIRFEEDNTLKVGDSYEKIEKRVAQIRKWYPKIKYTNNHTGSVFTSDKTSMEYLIKALKKYNFQFIDSRTTAHSVVKEVSKEFGVPYIARNIFLDNNKDFNYIQNQLKKAIRIAKKTGSAIAIGHPYPITMEVLKKSKYLLKDLDLVYINKLPVH
- a CDS encoding methyl-accepting chemotaxis protein, whose product is MFKNMTISKKLYSGFLFMIAIIIIITIIGIFKVNFIDNTLNQIVEVNSVKQRYAINFRGSVHDRAIAIRDLVLAKNKDDELFKTSHANIKRLQAYYIESAKPLKKIFDEGLNVDDKEKEILKKINETEAKTLPIISKIIELKSNNKNEEAKDLLITQAKGNLRIWLNEINEFIDYEENKNQIATPKARAVASSFSYVMISVLIVSLIIGVLIAFLISNQIVKSVNKVRIGLQDFFDFLNKKTTNSSTIDLDSKDEFGQMAQTINTNIHLIEVSIKEDEEFVKDIARFAKEIGDGNLVAKINKNTQTKSLIELKEILTNMQNDLDKTIAKNIPMLLDVLESFKNHDFRAKFPDAYSKVSIAINKLGEVISTLLNQSLSVGKTLESSSASLIQNVNDLNISSNEAAASLEETAAALEQITGTVKSNSNNVIQMSNYAKEVNTSAKEGQKLAKNTSSAMTEISEQVNTINESIGVIDQIAFQTNILSLNAAVEAATAGEAGKGFAVVAQEVRNLANRSAEAAKEIKNIVELATSKANYGKSISDKMSIGYEELLLNIGKTTDTIQDIAKASKEQEQGILQINDAVNLLDKQTQKNASIAAQTKSIALKTDSIAKDMVSDLSNKKF